In Aminobacterium sp. MB27-C1, a single genomic region encodes these proteins:
- a CDS encoding DNA-3-methyladenine glycosylase I, with the protein MKNQDKTVLNRCPWAEGHPLLMAYHDEEWGIPLYDDRRLFELLILESAQAGLSWLTVLKKREAYREAFENFDVDKVAAFDQEKIATLCNHPGIIRNRLKIASAVKNARFFIDTAEKFGSFSTFLWNFVDGNPIKNHWRDERDVPATTPLSEKLSKELKRRGFTFVGSTICYSYMQAIGMINDHLVDCFCYSREK; encoded by the coding sequence ATGAAGAATCAAGATAAGACCGTGTTGAATCGATGTCCTTGGGCTGAGGGGCATCCATTATTGATGGCGTATCACGATGAGGAGTGGGGTATTCCACTCTATGATGACCGGCGTCTCTTTGAACTTTTAATTCTTGAATCAGCTCAGGCTGGATTAAGCTGGCTTACCGTTCTGAAGAAACGAGAGGCTTATAGAGAGGCCTTTGAAAATTTTGATGTAGACAAAGTTGCTGCCTTTGATCAAGAGAAGATAGCAACATTGTGTAATCACCCCGGTATCATTCGAAATAGGCTGAAGATCGCGTCAGCTGTCAAAAATGCTCGCTTTTTTATTGATACAGCGGAGAAATTTGGTTCCTTTTCTACATTTTTATGGAATTTTGTTGATGGAAATCCGATTAAGAATCATTGGAGAGATGAACGCGACGTTCCAGCAACTACTCCTCTTTCAGAGAAGCTGAGCAAAGAACTGAAGCGAAGGGGGTTTACCTTCGTAGGTTCCACTATTTGTTATTCGTATATGCAGGCTATAGGAATGATTAACGATCATCTCGTTGACTGTTTTTGTTATTCCAGGGAAAAATAA
- a CDS encoding HesA/MoeB/ThiF family protein, producing the protein MSFHRYDRNRGTLGIEGQDRLFRSRVLVVGCGGLGGVVVEILARAGVGMLTLVDGDVFSESNLNRQLLAREKDIGTLKVEVAQKRVSAINSEVQTRVIPFMLSEQNCRDFLQNVDLVIDALDSNDARQILYRECASAKIPVIHGALGGMIGQVGRYKPWQKTHFDLFENPLPNQGIEKDLGTPSFTPFVIGSLEASEAIKYLAGVESVRWGTLTFIDLAMMSMETIEL; encoded by the coding sequence ATGTCTTTTCACCGCTATGATCGAAATCGTGGAACATTGGGGATCGAAGGCCAGGATCGGCTCTTTCGATCCCGTGTTCTTGTCGTAGGATGTGGCGGTTTAGGTGGAGTTGTTGTTGAAATTCTGGCCAGGGCGGGTGTCGGGATGCTTACGTTAGTTGATGGAGATGTTTTTTCAGAGAGCAACTTGAATCGCCAGCTTTTAGCCAGAGAAAAGGATATAGGAACGCTCAAAGTTGAAGTTGCGCAAAAAAGAGTTTCGGCTATCAACAGTGAAGTGCAGACTCGTGTTATTCCTTTTATGTTATCTGAACAAAATTGTCGGGATTTTTTACAGAACGTAGATCTGGTTATTGATGCTCTCGATAGTAATGATGCGAGACAGATTTTGTATCGTGAGTGCGCGTCAGCGAAGATTCCGGTTATTCACGGGGCTCTTGGAGGCATGATTGGGCAAGTTGGGCGATATAAACCGTGGCAGAAGACTCATTTCGATCTCTTTGAAAATCCCCTGCCGAATCAGGGAATAGAAAAAGATTTGGGAACTCCTAGTTTTACGCCTTTTGTGATAGGCTCTCTCGAAGCATCGGAAGCTATAAAATATCTGGCTGGGGTAGAATCTGTGAGATGGGGAACTTTAACTTTTATAGATCTCGCTATGATGAGTATGGAGACTATCGAGCTATGA
- the nifU gene encoding Fe-S cluster assembly scaffold protein NifU — protein MLYSEIVMDHFQNPRNVGEIENADGIGEAGNPKCGDIMKIYLKVEDNRIVDIKFKTFGCASAIASSSMATELVKGKTIEEAWNLTNKAVADALDGLPPVKMHCSVLAEEAIHAAINDYRRRQKLEPWSEKSHDELVDEHSHHVHHHE, from the coding sequence ATGCTTTATAGTGAAATTGTAATGGACCATTTTCAGAATCCCCGTAACGTGGGAGAGATAGAGAACGCCGATGGAATAGGAGAGGCAGGAAATCCCAAGTGTGGAGATATTATGAAGATCTATCTCAAAGTAGAAGATAATCGCATTGTCGATATTAAATTTAAAACCTTTGGGTGTGCTTCTGCTATAGCTTCTTCAAGCATGGCTACTGAACTTGTTAAGGGGAAAACTATAGAGGAGGCATGGAATCTGACGAATAAAGCTGTTGCCGATGCCCTTGATGGTTTGCCTCCTGTTAAAATGCACTGTTCTGTATTGGCGGAAGAAGCAATTCATGCAGCTATTAATGATTATCGCCGACGTCAGAAACTTGAACCCTGGAGCGAGAAAAGCCACGATGAACTGGTGGATGAACATAGCCACCACGTTCATCATCACGAATAG